The Numida meleagris isolate 19003 breed g44 Domestic line chromosome 7, NumMel1.0, whole genome shotgun sequence genome contains a region encoding:
- the CNN3 gene encoding calponin-3 isoform X2 produces MTHFNKGPSYGLSAEVKNKIALKYDPQIEEDLRNWIEEVTGLSIGANFQLGLKDGIILCELINKLQPGSVKKINQSKLNWHQLENIGNFIKAIQVYGMKPHDIFEANDLFENGNMTQVQTTLVALAGLAKTKGFHTTIDIGVKYAEKQARSFDAGKLKAGQSVIGLQMGTNKCASQAGMTAYGTRRHLYDPKMQTDKPFDQTTISLQMGTNKGASQAGMLAPGTRRDIYDQKHILQPVDNSTISLQMGTNKVASQKGMSVYGLGRQVYDPKYCAAPTEPVIHNGSQGTGTNGSEISDSDYQAEYPDDYHGEYQDDYQRDYHGQYSDQGIDY; encoded by the exons ATCGCCTTGAAGTATGATCCCCAGATAGAAGAAGACCTGCGTAACTGGATAGAAGAGGTTACAGGCCTGAGCATTGGTGCAAACTTCCAGCTGGGACTAAAAGATGGCATCATCTTATGCGA GCTTATAAATAAGCTGCAGCCAGGatcagtgaagaaaattaatcaaTCAAAACTAAATTGGCACCAg cTGGAGAACATTGGCAATTTTATCAAAGCCATCCAAGTCTATGGCATGAAGCCACATGATATTTTTGAAGCCAACGatctttttgaaaatggaaatatgacTCAAGTACAGACTACTCTCGTGGCACTAGCAGGTCTG GCAAAAACCAAAGGTTTTCACACTACAATTGATATTGGTGTCAAATATGCTGAGAAACAAGCACGAAGTTTTGATGCGGGAAAACTAAAAGCTGGTCAAAGTGTAATTGGCCTACAG ATGGGCACCAATAAGTGCGCCAGTCAGGCAGGCATGACCGCTTATGGAACTAGAAGACACCTCTATGATCCAAAAATGCAAACTGATAAGCCATTTGACCAGACAACAATCAGCCTACAGATGGGCACTAACAAAGGAGCCAGTCAG GCTGGTATGCTGGCACCAGGTACCAGAAGAGACATCTATGATCAGAAGCACATATTGCAACCTGTGGATAACTCGACTATTTCATTACAAATGGGCACCAACAAAGTAGCTTCACAGAAGGGAATGAGTGTGTATGGGCTTGGACGGCAAGTGTATGACCCCAAGTACTGTGCTGCACCAACAGAACCTGTCATTCATAATGGCAGCCAAGGAACAGGAACTAACGGGTCAGAAATCAGCGATAGCGATTATCAGGCAGAATACCCAGATGACTATCACGGAGAGTACCAAGATGACTATCAAAGAGATTACCATGGTCAGTACAGTGACCAAGGCATTGATTACTAG